The Eublepharis macularius isolate TG4126 chromosome 12, MPM_Emac_v1.0, whole genome shotgun sequence genomic sequence aataaaataagagtccAATTCCTGCCCCACCGCCAacacacattttgtttggaatatctgctatatctagttgtactcagggctttttttctgggaaaagaggtggtggaactcagtgggattgccctaggagaaaatggtcacatagctggtggccccgccccctgatctccagacagaggggagttgagattgccctccgtgccgctcagcagcgcagagggcaatctaaactcccctctgtctgaagatcagggggcgtggccaccagccatgtgaccattttcaagaggttccagaactccgttcccccgcattccccctgaaaaaaagccctggttgtactaCTGTATTGTTTGTTAATAGTTGTAGTGCTGCCACCACGCAGAGAGCTGCTAtctttatatgatgttttaatgttttaatatggaacatttttaaatgattttaagtttgttatctgccctgagccctcttgTGGGGActgtggaatataaatatgatataagtaagtaagtaagtaatacaTGTATGCCAAGTCTTCCAGTTTAGTTTCAGTGTACGtttgtaaatatatttatttccaaATGTTCAAAAGTTGGTCATTCTTGGACTTCTCACTTTCTACAGGCAATGGCAGCACTCTCCTATGAAAACTGGCAGGGTACTCTTGGTAAGCCAATCAGAAAGCAAACCTAATTATCTCTAAAATGCATGGCATTTATACCTGGAATATACCCACAATACCAATGATTTATTGATAACTAAATAATACTGAAAAAAGAATACGCTTTGTGAGAAAGATTTGGAATGGGGGAATAGAAAAATCatataaaaataaagaatcaGAGGCTCAATTCACACAATAGAGAAGTGCATGTGTTTCTCCCAGGACAAGAAGGCTACACATGTAGGGACCATCAGTACATGCTATGCCATATGCCCCACTCCCTCTGATgctatgaggcagattttcccttcaAAAGAGTCAAGATTGCTTGTTGTGGCTGGGCAGCCCCTGATAGTGTTTCTCTGGGTATAATTTAAAGGTCATTTTGTCCCACATTTTCAACTTATgtatggcttatatcccagcccaaatatttggtaggggagaagcaagagctgACATCTTCTTCAAATGAAACGGCACTAGAGGCcgagtaaagttcaaaaagggaacagcaggtttattaaacagagTTGTCATATAGGTAGACGGGGAAAGAAAAGAATAGAATACTTCACTAGCATTTGGAACAATAATCTTCTTAATGCTTAGTTTCAATCGTTACAAATCTTAAAATTGAGAGGTTGGTCGTTTCagacaaacagtgaaatcttgagaagggttactccagtctaagcctggtAACAAGTGAAAGAATTGGGGTGGGGACAAGGAGGCAtgattgtgactagagatgggcacgaacagcaatacaaacatcCCCGCCCCCcaacaccccaatctgctgttcgtgaacaagctcttcgtgaggccccattctaaacaaacaggtgttcgttgcaagcctcattcgtggctgttcgttgctgttcatcaagccagacagtcccttggcaacttaggcagggattgtctgaactctttctgtactcctgctgttgccgtggaaaccacaatctaagcccaatttagcttgataggcaggtcttcctttcaagtgtggagctccaaatttgttacaagggagcaaagaacaggggggaggggggctcccagctctgttttagtttgcagacagtggagagggagacagacagctgctgttggcattttgatagagagagtgcattggagcttgaattttctttgtgtatggtgggacagggatctaccccttcaagttccagggctgctgccaggctctggaccaagctattatttattattggtacctttcctgctgcctgctcaggtaagatttctggaagtggtgcactAGGGATCTAACCTTTCAAGTTCCAggtgctgcctggctctggggccaagctattatttattatttgtaccttcctggtgcctgctcaggtcagtttctgggagtggtgcagtagggatcttaacttggatgatggctggaggagagcctgctggcccccatgaacagccaactacaaacatgtttgtgaaccaggccatgttcatggttgttcgtgagtccctgttcatggatggcaacgaacaacgaacatcatggggttttttttgtttgtgcccatctctaattgtgacatCGAGAACACCACAgacatcactatgtcacttccagctgcaACCTGGAAGTAACAAAGGGCATCTTTAGGAAAAACTGGAATCTTTATGGTAACACTATAGATTTCATGGAGATTCTTAAAGATATCTTTTCCACTTTTGGATTGTAATCAGAAATAAGGTATAAGATGTTTGTAAGGTCACCGTCTGAGCACTTGCAGGCAACATGACTTGCAGTCAGGAGGCCTCTTGCCATAGTGGGAACTTTATAGATTAGATACAGTGAAGGGGAACTTCTGCTGGGTGCCAGACAGGTGCTCAGAGTCTCGGTGATGGCAATAAAGAATTCTTAAAAGCTCCTTTATTACGCCCCCCCCTGAAAGAAAAAACCTGGAGCTGGACATACATTTTGATTTCATGGTAGATGCTTTGAGCTGCACTAAGCCATTTCACGAACCAGGATATTAATATCTTGAACATGCTGCATTATGTTCCCCATGCAGTTAATGACTTCATTATGTAACTTGACAAAGTTTGTTTGACAAGGGCCTAAGTTTTAATTCTGACTTCaagaatcatggaaatttggGGTGGTGCCTAGAGAAGGTGtttgtggaagggagggaggtCAGTGGAGATATGAATCCATAAAACCTGTCCGTTGTTGTGTTTCATTTCCTccatggaaactgatctctgtagtctggagataagtttgGAGAACTCCAGACCAACCTGAATTTAACTCTACAAGTGCCTGGTGCTGGTATTTTGTTCATAATTCAGATCTGGATCAAACATTCTGTCTATTGTCCCATCAGGAACAAGGAGAGTAAAAGTtaactcaaagaaaaaaaaatggaactaAGAGTGCCACTTATTGTCCAACCATTGCAGCAGTAATTATCTCCCCCAGCAATTATCCACATCACTGTAATTTATTCACCTGGCCTAAGCACCGCTGACTTTTCATAAGGTGACAATAAACAGAAAATGGCTATGAAATGCCCCTGTGTCACTCAGAGGTGGAAGAAGGGCACCATCAGTTTAATTGCTCAGATTTTGGATCTACAGAGAAGCTTGTCAGGATGTTGAAGCTAGAGGCTGTGTGTCTCCTGTTGCTTCGCATGGCCTGGAGAATAGCGGGTGTGAAGTGTCCTGAGAGTGACCCTCTCCCTGTTCCATACGAGTGGTATCAGCCAGGTGACCTCCTCATTGGTGGGATTTCTTCTCAGGTCATTTACACACTTCACACGCTTCCTTTCAATGAACATCCTTCACAGAAGTTATTTGAGCTTCCAGAGTAAGAATCACAATCCTTGGTTCCTACGTTGTGTTAGCTTGGTATGATGAAATTCAGTAACAACAACTGTACAGAAAAGTTTCAGGTAGTTCAAAGAAAAAGACTTTGTAAGTGTGGTCCATCCAAGCATTTCTCTATTTCAATCATTTTGTCAATATTTCCTGTTTGGTTCATATGgaatttcttctctcttttctgaAAATTGGGGGAGGGATTTGTTTTTACTTTTCATCATATCAAGCTTATATTCAGTTATACGTCTGATGTACTCTAAAGATATAACAAAATACTGAAAAAAATATTGCAAATAAATCTTCATAATTCTGCTATATGAGAGTGTATAAAATATACAGCTATTCAAGGGAGGTTGGGGGTTGGGAAAGCAAGCAAGGTTGATTGATACAATCCTTAGAGTCATGAATAAAACATCAGATTTCTAaacaaatctaaaaaaaaatcgaACACATTGATAAATAATGATAGAAGTGGGTGGCATGGATGGACCATGGAATGGAGAATGGATGGAGTTGTGACAAGGTATGCAAACAAGTACTCAAATATGTTATCTTTTCCTCTAGATAATCTGGAAATTTACATAAATCTGAAACTAAATGAATATTTTGCTAGCTTCTAGCCATTCTTAGgtcccccccaaacacacaaccCTATGTTGATATTTAGCATTTACCTGGTATACTAAATTAAATATGGACTTCCACAAAGCATTTAGAGAATCCAAAATTTTTCTTACTGTGCACTTTTTATGAATTGTATTGTTCATTTCTAGATTTTTTTCATTGCCCTCTTTTCAGTggtacattttgcattgtatctTTCCTGCAAGTTACCAACATAAAAGTTCTTCTTGGACAACCCTCTAGCTTTCTCCCTCTTATCATTCTTTGCAATCCCTCATGGTTTCCTTCAGCAGTTTTCATTTGTAATAAATTCATTTTCAGATATGATAATCGTATCAATTTGCATAACTTAGTATCAAGCATGGAATACTTCATTTAATCCTTTAAATTATGAAGTgtctttctgttctgtggattcattatatttctttttatcaAAACCTTTGTCTTCACTATAATCACTTAATCTGGTTACATTTCTCTGTTCAGTTCTGGCAATGTTTTTCCTGACTGCTATAACTGGATTACATATTATTTGTCTTAACAGGTAACTGCCTGATTATATTTAATGGATATAGGAATGAAATGTATTAGAAAATAGAAAATAACCTTACAAAACCATTTCCTAAGGGAATTTTGGCCCATCACCATCATTAAATTTTCATTAAAGAAACCTGGGAAACATCAAACCAAATTCacgttagagatgggcatgaacagcaatatgaactaaaaaaaactcACGAACAACCAATCTGctatttgcgaacaagctgttcatgagaccccattctaaacaaagaggtggtcattgcaagcctcatttgttgctgttcgttgctgtttgtcaagacagacagtctgacacctgcaatcaagtcccttggcaacttaggcagggattgtctgaactctttctgaactcctgctgttgccctggaaaccccaatctaaacccaatttagcttgataggcaggtcttccttccaagtgtggactagagctccaaatttgttaccagaggaaaagaccaggggggatgggggctcccagctctggctttcaaggagaggcagctgctgttagagagacagggtgagtgcaatggagcttgaattttctttgtgaatggtgggatagggatttacctcttcaggttccaggggccaagctattatttattactggtacctttcctactgcctgcttaGGTAGGATTTCTGAGAGTGGAGCAGTAGGCATCtttatggctggaggagagcctgctggcccccacaaacaatgaataagtttgtgacaggatcatgttcatcagtgttcattgttcgttgatCATGGTTGGCagcaaacaacgaacaccatgttcatttttttttctgtttgtgcccatgtctaattcacATACCATACAAACATTTTGAGATGTAAACATCCAGACAAGGATGGGGGTGAAGATGCCACTGGCTACCATTGCCCCCCCTGAATTGTGCTCCCCCGCCCAAGTAgctgcctcctcttctccacaTGAAATTGGGTGCAAGGTCATCTCCCAGCATTCAGGCAACACATCTGGCATTCACTGCTTGGAACAGAGAACTACACCCTAATGCCAGTTCATGGCAAGGTGAGGGGAGGCCTGGGCATTTTAAGGGGCTGCCTCAGCAACCCAACGTACTGATTGAATCCCACAAATTATTGTTGTAGTATAACAGTCAGAAGAGAACTCTGAGATTTCTTTTTGCAACCTCTGCCCCTAAGCAGATTTCACTTTACATATTGGAAGTAGGTAGGAGTGGATGTCTTCCTTTCTAAATTTCAAATGTTTCTCCAGAGATGGGAGTTCCTCTACAATTGTTGGATCTGACATCCTGATTTATACAGGATCTATACTAGTGGCTATTAGATACAAGAGTATTCATACGGGCGTCAATATGGTGACCAGAAATTTTGGTTCTAAATGAATTAGAATTGCATCATAAATGCTAGCTGGCATGAAGAAAATGTTTCTTATCTCAGAAACATGAATAACTAATAAATGGATGAACTTGCCCAGAGAGAACTGAGTCAGAGGGAGAATGGTCTATACTTAACGAAAAACAATCTAATGTGTTGTAGAATTGTGTTATAAAGTAAAACTTAACTTTTTTTGAAGAATGGTGACAAAGTTTTACCAGCACGCCCTAGCTTTGGCTTTTGCTGTCAATGAGATCAACGAGAATCCCTGGATCCTGCCAAATGTCACCCTTGGGTTCCGCATCTCCGACAGCTACTATGATGCAAGGATGAGTTACCGGACAACCCTGGACCTGCTCTTCAAATCACGTAGTTTTATCCCAAATTACAAATACGTTCCACAGAAAAATGTAATCTCTGTCGTTGGTGGACTTGATGCTACTACCTCCTTCCTTGTGGCAGACCTCTTAGGACTTTATAAGATTCCACAGGTAGGGTATCTGAATGGAAATGTGAATGATTTGAGAATTGAACCATTCCTTTCTAGATGTTTATTGTGTGGTGCAGAAGCACAAATAATTATGATGGagtgagaaaaataaaatattgtgtgatttttaaagaacaaagccAAAATTGAAGTAGATTCAAAGTGGAAAAGGGTAATAGAAGGAATGGGAAACATTAACAAACGTTTAAGAGACTTCTTTCAGTTTACCATTTCCATGAAAATGCACCACATTCCTGTTagtcatttctaaaatatcggAACTTTCTCTTTTAGCTCACATATGGTTCATTTGCGCCTGATGACAGAGATGcaactgaggtcccttccttttACCGCATGGTCCCAAATGAAACCCCTCAGTATAGGGGGATAACCCAGTTGCTTCTCCATTTTGGATGGACCTGGGTTGGACTCTTTTCTGCAGATGATGACAGTGGAGAACGTTTCCTGCAGGCCCTGGAGCCATTGTTTTTCCACAACAGAATTTGTCTGGACTTCATAGAAAAAATCCCCACCCAGTCCAGGTGGGATACTTTAAGTGATGTGAATGACTTAATCTCAAAGGTATATCGACCTTTGACACAGAGCAAAGCCAATACTTTTATCATCAATGGAGGATGTATGGTCATCATATCATTGAATAATTTGATACTTTTAGGAGATTTTGGATATGAAGAAAATCCATTATATAGAAAGGTATGGATAATGACTGCCCAAGCTGATTTCGTACAATCCAACATTCTAAAAAGCTTGACTTTCTATCTGTTCCAAGGTGCTATTTCATTTTCAGTTTGCACTAATGAACTTCTGGGGTTCAAGAAGTTTCTTCAGAACATAAACCCTTCTTGGATGCAAGGAAATGGTTTTCTCAAGATCTTCTGGGAGCAAACATTTGGTTGTACTCTTCCAGATTCCCAGGAACCAACATATATCAATGAAACATGTACTGGGGAGGAAAGACTGGAGAATCTCCCTGGGCATTTATTTGAAATGCGCATGTCTGGCCACAGTTACAGCATCTATAATGCTGTGTATGTtgtggcacatgctttgcatgcattgTACTCACCTACATCCAGCCACCGATCAAAAGTGGGTGGAAAAAGATATCTAGACCTCCAGCCTTGGGAGGTAAGTCTGCACAATGAAATCTTTGTCTTGAACTTGTCCTATTGTTTTATACAATATACTGTTGAACTGCCTTTCTTACTATTCATGACACTGTTCAAATCTAGTGAACAGAATCATAGCTAACATCTATGTCATTTAAGGTAGATTTCATTACTTTGCTTGCTCTATATGCCATACTGTTTCACTGCCCTACTGTACCAAATGGTGTTTACATATTTTTCTGTTGAGTTATAAGGTCTCTAGAGTGATGCACAACCACAACTGAGATTCCTCTCCCAGCTGTGTGCTGCTTCAGCAACTGGATAGAACCCTTGTGTGGAAGCAActtttgttccttttttcccttcatcCAGCTCCACTCACTTCTTCAAGGCATCTCTTTTAACAATGCAGCTGGAGAAACCTTGCATTTTAATAAGAACAAGGAAATGGGAGCTGGATTTGACATCATGAACATGGTTATGTTTCCAAACAAGTCCTTCGTAAGAGTGAAAGTTGGAAGGGTGGATGCAGAACCTCTCGAAGGAGAAGGATTCATCATTCACGAGGATATGATTGTATGGCACAGGCATTTTAACCAGGTGTGGGTTGCCAAATATTCTCAGGGACCGCACCCTTCCTGTGTTCCTCAGTGTGCAACTGGGCTTGGATTTGTGGCCAGCATGACCAGCATGTGGCCAGCATGTGGCCAGCATGACACAACTGGGCCTGCTCCAGTCCGGCAGATACATATTTTTTGAATAATGTGTAGTTTCTCCCATTCTTAGTATCTTTTGTATAACAGCATAGGTGCGGCCCATTTCTGTATGCAACGATTACTGCTACCCTGGTtatcagaagaaaaaaaaggaaggcgAACAATTTTGCTGCTACGATTGTGCTCCTTGCCCAGAAGGGAAATTTTCAAGCCACAAAGGCAGGTGATTTGGATTTCCTACATATGGAGAATCAAAATAGAAGTCAATTTAATAAGATGATAATTTACCATCATGTACAGGTATGACAGACAGGACTGCTTGTAGTTCTGGCTCTCCTGGAAAACCGTcaatgagagctggtggaatgctgggctagTGGCAGTTGGAAGTCCGTTGGAAGTTCAGTTAAGGAAGATATTGGGAGAGAAAATTTTGGCAGGTGCTGGAGATTAACAGATCcatacattaccttaaacttttatctCAGGAGGACCCTGGTCACAACCAATGCTCCTTTTATTTCAACACACATACGGCTTCAGTTGTTTGCTAATTTAACAAGGCTTTTATCTCAAGAATACCACTAACACCTCTTTCGGTGCTTTGCCCTGTTCGTGTTAATATTTCGCAGCAACTTTTCACTGCAACTAAAGACTTTCAGCTTAGATCTCTTCTGTTTGTAATATCGGAAGGCTTGTTGTAGTGTGATGTAACTGTAAGCACTTGGGGGTGGGTATAAGGTAAAAGAGAATTCTTTTATTATTAATCAGAAGTacaatttataagaacataagcaagaTGGTTGCTGGGATTTGACAAACATATTTGTACATTCACAGAGACATTCACAAAGACTAGATTTCCACACAGattttcactaacagaataaaaattcctctcatccacacagagaTTGACTccctcaggcctttccacacagcttagatAGAACAGCTTAGAACAATCAGCCTTCCACACTGTTCACTTGACTTAAATAGATTAAATAATTTCACAGAAATACAGAAAGTTGGCCAGAATTACACAGGTCACCTAGCCAAATTCACTTCTTTCCGAGATACACGCTGAATGACTCTCTCTTGAGTGACTAAAAAACTTTCCCTCCAAATCAGACTACAAAGCGCAGTTCGCTCTGTCCCCCAGGGTACAGCTAATATCCAATCACACTCCACTCACTCATCCAACCCCATTCCTTCTCACACCAGAGACTTGCATTTCAACCCACAGTATCAAgtatttaaaaatccaattaatcagcagaaataatttaaaaaaaaccttatttaCATACAGctcctctcctctttcttttcagATATGGATGACTGTTTCACCTGTCTGGAAGATCAATATCCAAACAAGGACCGGGATGGATGTGTCCATAAAATGATAAACTTCTTGTCTTTTGAAGAACCTCTAGGAATTTGTCTGGTTTCTCTTGCTCTATCTTTGACTCTGACCACAGTTTTAGTCCTGGGAGCTTTTATTAAACACAGAGACACCCCGATTGTCAGAGCCAACAACAGGGATATCACCTACACTCTTCTAATATCTCTCATGTTCTGCTTCCTCTGCTCGTTGCTGTTCCTTCGACACCCTGGGAAGTTCACCTGCTTCTTTAGACAAGCTGCTTTTGGGATCATCTTCACAGTGGCCGTTTCTTGTGttttggccaaaaccatcactgtggttgtagctttcatggccaccaaacCGGGATCCAGGATGAgcaaatgggtggggaaaaaactGGCCAGCTCCACTGCCATCGCTTCCTGCCTCGTTCAAGTAGGCACCTGTACAGTCTGGCTTGgaacctttccccctttcccagcttTTGACACTCAGTCCCTGACTGAAGAGATAGTAGCAGAATGTAATGAAGGGTCTGTCCTTATGTTTTCCATTGTCCTGGGCTACTTGGGGCTTCTGTCCCTCATCAGCTTGCTTGTGGCATTCCTAGCCAGGAAATTGCCAGatagttttaatgaagccaaatctatcaccttcagcatgctgatcttttgcagtgtttggatATCTTTTGTCCCAAGCTACCTGAGCACtaaagggaaatacatggtggctgtggagatcttctctatCTTGGCCTCTGGTGCGGGATTACTGGCTTGCATCTTTTCCCCCAAGTGCTACATTATTCTGCTGAGGCCTGAACTCAACAGGAAGGATCTCCTAATAAGAAGAACATAAGAATCCATATGTAATCTCTCTCTCACTGCATGTGTGCATGTCTTTGTCAGAACAAGAATCATGAGCCTACTCGAGGACATCTTTTGGTTCCCTTGAAAGTTCCTTCAATCCCACATATTCATATGTCCAAGCAAAGAAAATAAATGATAGAATCATATAAATTTTCAGAAGAAAGGAAAATCAAAATGTATTAGTGGATGACACTTATTAGGAGATGAGATGTAACTCCTAATAAGAGGAGATGTAACTCCTAATAAGATGTAACTCCTAATAAGTTTTGGCACTGAGAATCCCCAAACCCACAGAAGCCATAATTGAGGGTCTAACACCCTCTGCAATGTTGTATACATTCATATAGTGGCTGAAGTCTCCCCCCACTATCTCAGAGTAGGTGAGATTATTTAAAGCTTTGGCATTTGTTTATTATACTACCTCTTTTTgctattcttgccattattttttcCATCCCATATCAGGTTATGGGAATAAAAATATTTAGGAACGCTTTTCTCCTTTGTTCTTTGGAGTGTTACCCCATATTGGGATCCTGGTATACCCAGGCAGAAGACTTCAAAGTTTATTTCACATGTGACCTATATTGGGTCTTACATGTGTAAAGGAAAACATTCTTAAGATTCCATCTCAGGAAacagagaaaaattattttctatcaatcgTGATGCTCAAAGTCTAAATTTAGTATAGTAATTATCTTCCCCAGCAATTATCCACATCACTGTAAGCTATTTGCCTGTTCTGAAGCTCTAGTGACTTTTTAGAAGGCACCAGAAAACACTCAATAAACAAACTTGAAAGTGCTTATAAGAAACCTTCTTTGCCGTGGACACCCCGGAGGGGAGAAAGCAGGACTTTCTCCCTTTTATCTCTCACATGTTGCCTTGAGAAGCCAGACCTGAGATTACCACATGGGCCATCTCAGATAGAATCCTAggcattcatttcccatcaagcTAGGCTGTTAATGCCTTAGAAAGGCACATGGGAATCTGTCTGCAGTGATAGGCAGCTATGATGATCATTCCATAAAAGGCATAGTGCCATTAAAGGGACTAATGCTCTGATTGTACTCAGGTTAGATTATGACAATGAAACTTCTGTGGGTTTACTGTTATGGAGTTCCACCTATTAATGGGCTCAAATCATAACGTTGTTCCTTATCATGAAAATTCTGATTAGCCTGAGACCAGGGACatgaaggactgtctcctcctATATTGTCCTCCTTGCCAGTTAAGGTCCTCATCTCAAAGTCTATTCATTGGTGGTGATACTCCTGCAGAATGTTCTCACCCTTGAAGCTCACTTGGCATCTGTGTTATTGACTTCtaggtagaaatgggcacgaaccgcattacgaacttcaaaaacctatgaaattggcaatcgcgcaatcgcgatctggcggttcgtgattgtcctcatccaacgaaccagcattcggaagaagtcTGGTTCGGTGCTTTTGGCCATGGTtttggaagccagacagtcaggcaccagtaatcaattcccctagcaacatagccaggggaatgcctgaactctgtctgtgctccttctgtcgccctggaaacccgaatggaagcctagcttaccttgatcagcaggtcttccttccaaccatggagctgcaaagcagttacaagttgggagaagacacccaggggagggagggggaagggggtgttctgtagccatgggcattccaatctcatccctgcaaaccctggctgtttccacatggcttacctgaagccgcgcgcatgctgcaatgttgtggatcgagCTGGctaaaatgcgaaatatcgcattttctcatgcgagttttgcgcgacatcaatcaaaactcgcatgagaaaacgcgatattttgcgttttccctggCTCGATCCTCAACGTTGCAGCACGcgcgcggcttcaggtaagccatgtggaaacggcccctgataggcagctctgatggccaaacacagacctcctgcattgctcaatgggacctgtgcttataaagaGCCGTGGGCTCCCATGCTGGGTTTCACTTCCAGTgaacagtggagtgggacagagctgttgcttgctacttgctagcctttggggagagagacagagagagtttaattggagcttggatccctattgcaatcttgatcaaacttgggtaatggctggaggagagcttgttaaacattccccaggaatatgggctctctaattctaATGGGGGTCATTCggatgcccacgaaccacaaacctcgaaccagtt encodes the following:
- the LOC129339907 gene encoding vomeronasal type-2 receptor 26-like; translated protein: MVPNETPQYRGITQLLLHFGWTWVGLFSADDDSGERFLQALEPLFFHNRICLDFIEKIPTQSRWDTLSDVNDLISKVYRPLTQSKANTFIINGGCMVIISLNNLILLGDFGYEENPLYRKVWIMTAQADFVQSNILKSLTFYLFQGAISFSVCTNELLGFKKFLQNINPSWMQGNGFLKIFWEQTFGCTLPDSQEPTYINETCTGEERLENLPGHLFEMRMSGHSYSIYNAVYVVAHALHALYSPTSSHRSKVGGKRYLDLQPWELHSLLQGISFNNAAGETLHFNKNKEMGAGFDIMNMVMFPNKSFVRVKVGRVDAEPLEGEGFIIHEDMIVWHRHFNQVRPISVCNDYCYPGYQKKKKEGEQFCCYDCAPCPEGKFSSHKDMDDCFTCLEDQYPNKDRDGCVHKMINFLSFEEPLGICLVSLALSLTLTTVLVLGAFIKHRDTPIVRANNRDITYTLLISLMFCFLCSLLFLRHPGKFTCFFRQAAFGIIFTVAVSCVLAKTITVVVAFMATKPGSRMSKWVGKKLASSTAIASCLVQVGTCTVWLGTFPPFPAFDTQSLTEEIVAECNEGSVLMFSIVLGYLGLLSLISLLVAFLARKLPDSFNEAKSITFSMLIFCSVWISFVPSYLSTKGKYMVAVEIFSILASGAGLLACIFSPKCYIILLRPELNRKDLLIRRT